In Halorubrum sp. BV1, the following proteins share a genomic window:
- a CDS encoding co-chaperone YbbN: MTVRLLDFHADWCGPCKTQDPILEEIEEDLGDAFELQKVNVDEEQDVANQYQVRSLPTLIVENDDGVVDRFVGVTQREDIEAALAEAGA; this comes from the coding sequence ATGACTGTTCGACTGCTGGATTTTCACGCAGACTGGTGTGGCCCGTGTAAGACGCAGGACCCGATCCTCGAGGAGATTGAGGAGGACCTCGGCGACGCCTTCGAACTGCAGAAGGTGAACGTCGACGAGGAGCAGGACGTCGCCAACCAGTATCAGGTGCGATCGCTTCCGACACTGATCGTCGAGAACGACGACGGCGTCGTCGACCGGTTCGTGGGCGTCACACAGCGGGAAGACATCGAAGCGGCGCTCGCCGAGGCGGGCGCGTAG
- a CDS encoding SDR family oxidoreductase, which translates to MRVTIVGCGYVGTELARQLAERGHDVSGVRRSADGLDAIRELDERVDDADGGVSAVRADATDPASLEALPDADAVVFAASSGGRGAEAARSVYVDGLRNVVNEYGSRVTTPDRLVYTSSTGVYGDHGGAWVDEETPIDPTTEKTRVLAEAERVALEAADEVGIDGTVARFAGLYGPNRYRIDRYLDGPVTAGYLNMVHRDDAAGAVRFVLDAGVARGEPVLVVDDEPVDKHAFADWLADACGVSRPAKRSKAARIADGDLSEAAERRIRTSKRCSNARLRELGYAFTYPTFREGYRDAIRAVRTRRG; encoded by the coding sequence ATGAGAGTTACGATCGTCGGCTGTGGGTACGTCGGCACGGAGCTTGCGCGTCAGCTCGCCGAGCGCGGACACGACGTCTCGGGCGTGCGGCGGTCCGCTGACGGGCTCGACGCGATCCGGGAACTCGACGAGCGTGTCGACGACGCAGACGGGGGCGTTTCGGCCGTCCGCGCGGACGCGACCGACCCCGCGTCGCTCGAAGCGCTCCCCGACGCCGACGCGGTCGTCTTCGCGGCGAGTTCCGGCGGCCGTGGGGCCGAGGCCGCCAGGTCCGTGTACGTCGACGGGCTCCGGAACGTCGTCAACGAGTACGGATCGCGGGTAACGACGCCGGACCGGCTCGTCTACACATCCTCGACCGGCGTGTACGGCGACCACGGCGGCGCGTGGGTCGACGAGGAGACGCCGATCGATCCCACGACTGAGAAGACTCGCGTCCTCGCGGAGGCGGAGCGAGTCGCGCTTGAGGCGGCCGACGAGGTCGGGATCGACGGGACGGTCGCGCGGTTCGCGGGGTTGTACGGCCCGAACCGATATCGGATCGACCGCTACCTCGACGGGCCGGTCACCGCGGGCTATCTGAACATGGTTCATCGCGACGATGCCGCCGGCGCGGTCCGGTTCGTCCTCGACGCTGGGGTGGCCCGCGGCGAGCCCGTGCTGGTCGTCGACGACGAGCCGGTGGACAAACACGCGTTCGCCGACTGGCTCGCGGACGCGTGCGGCGTCTCCCGGCCGGCCAAGCGATCGAAGGCAGCGCGGATCGCCGACGGCGACCTCTCGGAAGCCGCCGAACGGCGGATCCGCACGAGCAAGCGCTGCTCGAACGCGCGGCTTCGCGAACTCGGCTACGCGTTTACGTACCCGACCTTCCGCGAGGGGTACCGTGACGCGATACGGGCCGTTCGGACCCGGCGCGGGTGA
- a CDS encoding bifunctional oligoribonuclease/PAP phosphatase NrnA: protein MWEQSVTDGQVSRAVTLARENPELVAAALLAVGVGAVVAYALFRARRPAGVTFRRLLAEQDEIAVLMHPNPDPDAMSAALGVASLANQVGVDATVQYPGQIRHQENRAFRTVLDLDLDPIEHVSDLAAESVVLVDHNEPRGFGGADGVLPTAVVDHHPGDGSGERFTDVRTDYGATASVIAEYFEENGATPVPPDKHASETKSDLTLPTDTATGLLYGILADTKHLTVGASEPDFAAAAYLYPGVDQDRLDRIANPAVDAEVLEVKARAIAGRRIEGSFAVADVGGVNNVDAIPQAADELIQLEGVSAVVIIGERDGTVHLSGRSRDDRVHMGNAIDSVLSDVDNGDGGGHSRMGGGTITPTVDPTGDDGETTVDRDELTDALFRAMAGDV from the coding sequence ATGTGGGAACAGAGCGTGACCGACGGGCAGGTCTCACGGGCCGTCACGCTCGCGCGTGAAAATCCGGAACTGGTCGCAGCAGCGCTCCTCGCGGTCGGTGTCGGGGCCGTCGTCGCATACGCGCTGTTCCGTGCCCGCCGCCCTGCCGGCGTCACGTTCCGTCGGCTGCTGGCCGAACAGGACGAAATCGCGGTGTTGATGCACCCGAACCCCGATCCAGACGCGATGTCCGCCGCGCTCGGCGTCGCCTCTCTCGCGAATCAGGTCGGCGTCGACGCGACGGTTCAGTACCCCGGACAGATCCGACACCAAGAGAACCGGGCGTTTCGGACGGTACTCGACCTCGATTTAGACCCCATCGAACATGTGAGCGACCTCGCCGCCGAGTCGGTTGTGTTGGTCGACCACAACGAGCCACGGGGGTTCGGCGGAGCGGACGGCGTGCTTCCGACGGCCGTCGTCGATCACCACCCGGGTGACGGATCCGGGGAGCGGTTCACGGACGTGCGAACCGACTACGGCGCGACCGCGTCCGTCATCGCGGAGTACTTCGAAGAGAACGGCGCGACACCCGTTCCCCCGGACAAGCACGCGAGCGAGACGAAAAGCGACCTCACGCTCCCCACCGACACGGCGACCGGACTGCTGTACGGGATCTTAGCCGACACGAAACACCTCACGGTCGGTGCGAGCGAACCCGACTTCGCGGCCGCCGCCTACCTGTACCCGGGCGTCGACCAAGATCGGCTCGACCGGATCGCCAACCCGGCCGTCGACGCCGAGGTGCTGGAAGTGAAAGCGCGGGCGATCGCGGGCCGCCGGATCGAGGGCTCGTTCGCCGTCGCGGACGTCGGCGGCGTGAACAACGTCGACGCGATCCCGCAGGCCGCAGACGAACTGATCCAGCTGGAGGGCGTGAGCGCCGTCGTCATAATCGGCGAGCGCGACGGAACGGTTCATCTCTCGGGACGATCGCGGGACGACCGCGTCCACATGGGTAACGCCATCGACTCGGTGCTCTCGGACGTCGACAACGGTGACGGCGGAGGACACTCGCGGATGGGCGGCGGAACGATCACTCCGACGGTCGATCCGACCGGCGACGACGGAGAGACGACGGTGGATCGCGACGAGCTGACCGACGCGCTGTTCCGTGCGATGGCGGGAGACGTGTGA
- a CDS encoding 50S ribosomal protein L40e — protein MASFDAAERRNLDRHICMRCNARNSPDADRCRKCGYTKLRPKAKERRAA, from the coding sequence ATGGCTAGTTTCGACGCCGCGGAACGCCGCAACCTCGATCGACACATCTGCATGCGCTGTAACGCTCGCAACTCTCCCGACGCCGACCGCTGCCGCAAGTGCGGCTACACGAAGCTCCGCCCGAAGGCGAAGGAACGCCGCGCCGCGTAA
- a CDS encoding helix-turn-helix domain-containing protein translates to MSTTDAAVAEESSTDRWSDVRDLPPSAKLVAKVLDYNDTLTQSELAEETLLPARTVRYALSRLEDEGVVDARFSFTDARKRLYTLAV, encoded by the coding sequence ATGAGCACCACCGATGCCGCCGTCGCCGAAGAGAGCAGTACGGACCGCTGGAGCGACGTGCGAGACCTTCCGCCGAGCGCGAAGCTCGTCGCGAAGGTGCTCGACTACAACGACACCCTGACGCAGAGCGAACTCGCCGAGGAAACGCTGCTTCCGGCGCGGACGGTCAGGTACGCCCTCTCGCGGCTGGAGGACGAGGGCGTTGTGGACGCGCGGTTCTCGTTCACCGACGCGCGAAAGCGCCTGTACACGCTCGCGGTATGA
- a CDS encoding VOC family protein, which produces MEILHTCLNVEDADRTADWYVEQLGFERSWEFTTEDGDTRNVYVADDAGVEFQLSDTDGETPSDDGDRFDHVAVGVDDVDAAFESIDHHGVVKEPGDQPAAGARTAFVKDPDGHAVELIEPL; this is translated from the coding sequence ATGGAGATTCTCCACACGTGTCTCAACGTGGAAGACGCGGACCGAACGGCCGACTGGTACGTCGAACAGCTCGGGTTCGAGCGCTCGTGGGAGTTCACGACCGAGGACGGCGACACGCGTAACGTGTACGTCGCCGACGACGCGGGCGTGGAGTTCCAGCTGTCCGACACCGACGGCGAGACGCCGAGCGACGACGGCGACCGCTTCGACCACGTCGCCGTCGGCGTCGACGACGTCGACGCGGCGTTCGAGTCGATCGACCACCACGGCGTCGTGAAAGAGCCCGGCGACCAGCCGGCCGCGGGCGCGCGGACCGCGTTCGTGAAAGACCCCGACGGCCACGCCGTCGAACTGATCGAGCCGCTGTAG
- a CDS encoding proteasome-activating nucleotidase — protein sequence MTDTVDDVEMPYEGSASRQEKIESLQEELDVLESQNEEMRDKLLDANAENNKYQQKLERLTHENKKLKQSPLFVATVQEITPDGAVIKQHGNNQEALTEITEEMREKLDPDDRVAVNNSLSVVKKLEKETDVRARVMQVEHSPDVTYADIGGLDDQMQEVRETVEMPLEHPDMFEDVGITPPSGVLLYGPPGTGKTMLAKAVANETDATFIKMAGSELVHKFIGEGAKLVRDLFEVARENQPAVLFIDEIDAIASKRTDSKTSGDAEVQRTMMQLLSEMDGFDERGEVRIIAATNRFDMLDPAILRPGRFDRLIEVPKPETEGREIIFQIHTRKMNLASDIDFTELAELTPDASGADIKAICTEAGMFAIRDDRTEVTLNDFLDAHEKLRQDDESGADDSLAFA from the coding sequence ATGACAGACACCGTCGACGACGTCGAGATGCCCTACGAGGGGTCGGCGTCGAGACAGGAGAAGATCGAGTCGCTCCAAGAGGAGCTCGACGTCTTAGAGTCGCAAAACGAGGAGATGCGCGACAAGCTCCTCGACGCGAACGCCGAGAACAACAAGTACCAGCAGAAGCTCGAACGGCTCACCCACGAGAACAAGAAGCTGAAACAGTCCCCGCTGTTCGTGGCGACGGTCCAGGAGATCACGCCGGACGGAGCGGTGATCAAACAGCACGGCAACAACCAGGAGGCGCTCACCGAGATCACCGAGGAGATGCGAGAGAAGCTCGATCCCGACGACCGCGTCGCCGTCAACAACTCGCTGTCGGTCGTGAAGAAACTGGAGAAAGAGACCGACGTCCGAGCGCGCGTGATGCAGGTCGAACACTCTCCGGACGTCACCTACGCCGACATCGGCGGGCTCGACGACCAGATGCAGGAGGTCCGCGAGACCGTCGAGATGCCCCTCGAACATCCCGACATGTTCGAGGACGTGGGAATCACACCGCCGAGCGGCGTGCTGCTGTACGGCCCGCCCGGTACGGGAAAGACGATGCTCGCGAAGGCCGTCGCCAACGAGACGGACGCGACGTTCATCAAGATGGCCGGCTCCGAACTCGTCCACAAGTTCATCGGCGAGGGCGCGAAGCTCGTCCGTGACCTGTTCGAGGTCGCCCGCGAGAACCAGCCCGCGGTCCTCTTCATCGACGAGATCGACGCGATCGCCTCGAAGCGAACCGACTCGAAGACGAGCGGCGACGCCGAGGTCCAGCGGACGATGATGCAGTTGCTCTCCGAGATGGACGGCTTCGACGAGCGCGGGGAGGTCCGGATCATCGCCGCGACCAACCGCTTCGACATGCTCGATCCCGCCATCCTCCGGCCAGGCCGATTCGACCGGCTCATCGAGGTCCCCAAGCCGGAGACCGAGGGCCGCGAGATCATCTTCCAGATCCACACCAGAAAGATGAACCTCGCGAGCGATATCGACTTCACGGAGCTCGCCGAGTTGACGCCCGACGCGTCGGGAGCCGACATCAAGGCGATCTGTACCGAAGCCGGGATGTTCGCGATCCGCGACGACCGCACGGAAGTCACCCTCAACGACTTCCTCGACGCACACGAGAAGCTCCGGCAAGACGACGAGAGCGGGGCGGACGACTCGCTGGCGTTCGCCTGA
- the pdxT gene encoding pyridoxal 5'-phosphate synthase glutaminase subunit PdxT codes for MQAGVIAVQGDVAEHAAAVRNAAAAHDEPVDVVEISEAGLVPDCDVLLVPGGESTTISRLLHREGIAAEIRDHVAAGKPALATCAGLIVCARDAKDDRVDPLGLVDVSVDRNAFGRQKDSFEAALSVDGLDDPFHAVFIRAPLIDDVGPDVEVLATVDGGPVAVRDGPVLATAFHPELTDDPRIHDLAFFPEQEVMA; via the coding sequence ATGCAAGCAGGCGTCATCGCCGTGCAGGGCGACGTGGCCGAACACGCCGCGGCCGTCCGGAACGCCGCGGCCGCCCACGACGAGCCAGTGGACGTCGTCGAGATCAGCGAGGCGGGACTCGTGCCCGACTGCGACGTCCTCCTCGTACCGGGCGGCGAGTCGACGACGATCTCGCGGCTGCTCCACCGCGAGGGCATCGCCGCCGAGATCCGCGACCACGTCGCGGCCGGCAAGCCCGCGCTCGCGACCTGCGCCGGCCTCATCGTCTGCGCCCGCGACGCGAAAGACGACCGCGTCGACCCGCTCGGTCTTGTCGACGTCTCGGTCGACCGGAACGCGTTCGGGAGACAGAAGGACTCCTTCGAGGCGGCGCTGTCGGTCGACGGACTCGACGACCCGTTCCACGCGGTGTTCATCCGTGCACCGCTCATCGACGACGTCGGCCCGGACGTCGAGGTCCTCGCGACCGTCGACGGCGGGCCGGTCGCGGTGCGCGACGGTCCCGTCCTCGCCACCGCGTTCCACCCGGAGCTCACCGATGACCCGCGGATCCACGATCTCGCCTTCTTCCCCGAGCAGGAGGTGATGGCGTGA
- the rad50 gene encoding DNA double-strand break repair ATPase Rad50 produces the protein MNFDRVRLSNFKPYGDADLRLSEGVTVIHGLNGSGKSSLLEACFFALYGSTALDGTLDDVITNGEEETEVDLWFTHDGASYHVERRLKAYDGRIDHQCTLESTDGEDVVRDGARAVREFVTELLRMDAEAFVNCAYVRQGEVNKLINATPRERQDTIDDLLQLGKLEEYRERAGDARLGVEDVLENRRGRLDQLDGQIETKEAKDLHDRLNGLETELSEVTDEIDRCETQREQAKQTREAAAETLSTHAEKRETLEAVEAEIDEIEAAIRAAERERDEHRDAVREARERIGEIEGEIADRLDDAGLDAASDEAIAERREELADRESEIRDELDDERVNAEAFRNQATNLAEKAADRDERAAEAESAAADLAAEAEAAAEEAADREASIEELRGEAETLRERFATADADVDPDGAADRREVLRERRGEVRERIAELEAEVKNARDRVAEAEELLAAGKCPECGQPVADSPHASGIDEDRERVAELEAELEDARERESDLDDRVAELTDLASAADRLDEIDDRIQALGERVDEKRSEVERKREAATEKRERAADLRAEAEETREVAAQKREEAETAADRVAELEEALAAIEDVREAVAAIEERLSAIADAEDAIERHREKRENLTEVNDERRDRLADKRERRDEIADAVDEDAVETARAKKAQAEEYLEEVDEELDRLADRRTEIENAIGGVKGELRELETLREERESLTERVDALEALHAETSELEAMYGDLRAELRQRNVAELERTLNETFELVYGNDAYSHIELDGEYVLTVCQKDGEALDPEQLSGGERALFNLSLRCAIYRLLSEGIEGAAPTPPLILDEPTVFLDSGHVSRLVRLVEEMRGFGVRQILIVSHDDELVGAADDLVTVEKDPRSNRSTVRREDAAELDAASLADD, from the coding sequence GTGAACTTCGACCGCGTCCGGCTCTCGAACTTCAAGCCCTACGGTGACGCCGACCTTCGGCTGAGCGAGGGCGTCACCGTAATTCACGGACTCAACGGCAGCGGGAAGTCATCGCTCTTGGAGGCGTGTTTCTTCGCGTTGTACGGCTCGACGGCGCTCGACGGCACGCTCGACGACGTGATCACGAACGGGGAAGAAGAGACCGAAGTCGACCTGTGGTTCACCCACGACGGCGCGTCCTACCACGTCGAGCGGCGACTCAAGGCGTACGACGGGCGGATCGACCACCAGTGCACCCTCGAATCGACGGACGGAGAAGACGTGGTCCGTGACGGCGCGCGTGCCGTGCGGGAGTTCGTCACCGAGCTGCTCCGGATGGACGCCGAGGCGTTCGTCAACTGCGCGTACGTCCGGCAGGGCGAGGTGAACAAGCTGATCAACGCCACTCCCCGCGAGCGCCAGGACACGATAGACGACCTGCTCCAGCTCGGGAAACTGGAGGAGTACCGCGAGCGCGCGGGCGACGCCCGTCTCGGCGTCGAGGACGTCTTGGAGAACCGGCGCGGGCGGCTCGACCAGCTCGACGGCCAGATCGAAACGAAGGAAGCGAAGGATCTCCACGACCGGCTCAACGGGCTCGAAACCGAACTCTCGGAGGTCACAGACGAGATCGATCGGTGCGAGACGCAGCGCGAACAGGCGAAACAGACCCGAGAGGCCGCCGCCGAGACGCTGTCGACCCACGCGGAGAAACGCGAGACGCTGGAGGCGGTCGAGGCGGAGATAGACGAGATCGAAGCGGCGATCCGGGCGGCCGAACGCGAGCGCGACGAGCACCGCGACGCGGTCCGCGAGGCTCGCGAGCGGATCGGAGAGATCGAAGGCGAGATCGCCGACCGACTCGACGACGCCGGGCTCGACGCGGCGAGCGACGAGGCCATCGCCGAGCGGCGCGAGGAGCTTGCCGACCGCGAGAGCGAGATCCGCGACGAACTCGACGACGAGCGGGTGAACGCCGAGGCGTTCCGTAATCAGGCGACGAACCTCGCCGAGAAGGCCGCCGACCGCGACGAGCGCGCCGCGGAGGCGGAGTCAGCGGCCGCCGACCTCGCCGCGGAGGCCGAGGCGGCCGCGGAGGAGGCCGCCGACCGCGAGGCGTCGATCGAGGAGCTTCGTGGGGAGGCCGAGACGCTGCGCGAGCGGTTCGCGACCGCCGACGCCGACGTCGACCCCGACGGGGCGGCCGACCGGCGGGAGGTCCTCCGCGAGCGGCGCGGCGAGGTCCGTGAGCGGATCGCGGAGCTGGAAGCGGAGGTGAAGAACGCCCGCGATCGCGTCGCGGAGGCAGAGGAGCTGCTCGCGGCCGGGAAGTGTCCCGAGTGCGGCCAGCCGGTCGCGGACTCCCCGCACGCGAGCGGGATCGACGAGGACCGCGAGCGAGTCGCCGAGCTGGAGGCGGAACTGGAGGACGCCCGCGAGCGAGAGAGCGATCTCGACGACCGGGTCGCGGAACTGACCGACCTCGCGAGCGCGGCCGACCGGCTCGACGAGATAGACGACCGGATCCAGGCCCTCGGCGAGCGGGTCGACGAGAAGCGGTCGGAGGTGGAACGGAAGCGAGAGGCGGCCACGGAGAAGCGCGAGCGCGCCGCCGACCTCCGCGCGGAGGCCGAAGAGACCCGCGAGGTCGCCGCCCAGAAACGGGAGGAGGCCGAGACGGCCGCGGATCGCGTGGCAGAGTTGGAGGAGGCGCTCGCAGCGATTGAGGACGTCCGGGAGGCGGTGGCCGCGATCGAAGAGCGGCTCTCGGCTATCGCAGACGCGGAAGACGCGATCGAGCGGCACCGCGAGAAGCGGGAGAACCTAACGGAGGTGAACGACGAGCGACGCGACCGCCTCGCGGACAAGCGCGAGCGACGCGACGAGATCGCCGACGCGGTCGACGAGGACGCGGTCGAGACGGCGAGAGCGAAGAAAGCGCAGGCCGAGGAGTACCTCGAGGAGGTCGACGAGGAGCTCGACCGGCTCGCGGACCGCCGGACCGAAATCGAGAACGCGATCGGCGGCGTGAAAGGCGAACTCCGAGAGTTAGAGACCCTCCGCGAGGAGCGCGAATCGCTCACAGAGCGGGTGGACGCGCTCGAAGCGCTCCACGCGGAGACGAGCGAACTGGAGGCGATGTACGGCGACCTGCGCGCGGAACTGCGCCAGCGAAACGTCGCCGAGTTGGAGCGCACCCTCAACGAGACGTTCGAACTCGTCTACGGCAACGACGCCTACTCGCACATCGAACTCGACGGCGAGTACGTGCTCACGGTGTGTCAGAAGGACGGGGAGGCGCTGGATCCGGAACAGCTCTCCGGCGGCGAGCGCGCCCTGTTCAACCTCTCGTTGCGCTGTGCGATCTACCGGCTGCTCTCGGAGGGGATCGAGGGCGCAGCGCCGACGCCGCCGCTCATCCTCGATGAGCCGACGGTCTTTCTCGATTCCGGCCACGTCTCCCGGCTCGTGCGCCTCGTCGAGGAGATGCGCGGGTTCGGCGTTCGACAGATCCTCATCGTCAGCCACGACGACGAGCTGGTTGGGGCCGCAGACGACCTCGTCACCGTCGAGAAGGACCCCCGGTCGAACCGGTCGACGGTGCGCCGCGAGGACGCGGCGGAACTCGACGCGGCGTCGCTCGCGGACGATTGA
- a CDS encoding DUF5791 family protein: protein MFHEVVGDATDEREESTAASGGSTDVTASELRSAFAAALREAAADAGRTKLTEGLGLDAASADAALDGDVDDMTVADGAAVLSLSDDRDADVILAELRDHLLMGMTTAVLDVDTIAAGIDADLTGQEVQQALEGRAAMTVGELAEIAALIERRKR, encoded by the coding sequence ATGTTTCACGAGGTCGTCGGCGACGCGACGGACGAACGAGAGGAATCGACGGCGGCGAGCGGGGGTTCGACAGACGTGACTGCGTCTGAGCTTCGATCGGCCTTCGCCGCGGCGCTGCGCGAGGCGGCCGCCGACGCCGGCCGGACGAAGCTTACAGAAGGTCTCGGATTGGACGCCGCGAGCGCCGACGCGGCGCTCGACGGCGACGTCGACGACATGACCGTCGCCGACGGTGCTGCGGTGCTCTCGCTGTCCGACGACCGCGACGCCGACGTCATCCTGGCCGAACTCAGAGACCACCTGTTGATGGGCATGACGACGGCCGTGCTCGACGTCGACACGATCGCCGCCGGGATCGACGCGGACCTGACCGGACAGGAGGTCCAGCAGGCGCTTGAGGGACGCGCCGCGATGACGGTCGGAGAACTCGCGGAGATAGCGGCACTCATCGAGCGCCGGAAACGATGA
- a CDS encoding preprotein translocase subunit Sec61beta has protein sequence MSSGSNSGGLMSSAGLVRYFDNQGRDAITMNPKTVLAFCVLFGVFVQILSLTVA, from the coding sequence ATGAGCAGTGGCTCCAACTCCGGCGGCCTGATGTCGAGTGCGGGACTGGTCCGCTACTTCGACAACCAGGGTCGGGACGCGATCACGATGAATCCGAAGACCGTCCTCGCCTTTTGTGTCCTCTTCGGCGTGTTCGTCCAGATACTCTCCCTGACCGTCGCGTAG
- the hisE gene encoding phosphoribosyl-ATP diphosphatase, with product MSDPEAEATNEAVLDALFATIESRKAELPEGSYTASLFTHEKGENAVLEKIGEESTEAILAAKDDDLDELTAESADLVYHLLVLLAMKDLDLDDLRGELRERF from the coding sequence GTGAGCGACCCCGAGGCGGAAGCGACCAACGAGGCCGTCCTCGACGCGCTGTTCGCCACCATCGAGTCCCGGAAAGCCGAGCTTCCCGAAGGGTCGTACACCGCCTCCTTATTCACCCACGAGAAGGGTGAAAACGCCGTCTTAGAGAAGATCGGCGAGGAGTCGACAGAGGCTATCCTCGCGGCGAAGGACGACGACCTCGACGAGCTTACGGCCGAGAGCGCCGACCTCGTCTACCACCTCTTGGTGCTGCTCGCGATGAAGGACCTCGACCTCGACGACCTCCGCGGCGAGCTCCGCGAGCGATTCTAG
- the mre11 gene encoding DNA double-strand break repair protein Mre11 — MTRVIHTGDTHIGYAQYHSPVRRQDFLDAFAAVVDDAVDGDVDAVVHAGDLFHDRRPDLPDLMGTISVLRRLDDAGIPFLAVVGNHESTRGGQWLDLFERLGLATRLGDAPTVVGDTAFYGLDHVPVSRRDDLDYAFADHDAEYAALVAHGLFEPFGYADWDTEKVLAESDVAFDAMLLGDNHTPDVAEVADTWVTYPGSTERASASETAGRGYNLVTFDADAAGGDDRVEIRRRALDTRPFVFVEVDLREGEGESRVREQVRQYDLDDAVVLVDVTGEGDPVTPAAIEAFATDEGALIARVTDRREVETDAEVDVSFADPEDAVRERLDEMSLSPAANDVEDAVRSETVPDTTVRETVKRRVEERLDDLDAFDSGGEGGNEDSASGGTDTSDGTDTPGGAAEPSTGTAEPSTDGADTADSADDTDGDADADNDADGDDEPSTDDADPIDGQVSMEDYL; from the coding sequence ATGACACGGGTGATCCACACCGGCGACACCCACATCGGGTACGCGCAATACCACTCGCCGGTCCGACGCCAGGACTTCCTCGACGCGTTCGCCGCCGTGGTCGACGACGCCGTCGACGGCGACGTCGACGCCGTCGTCCACGCGGGCGACCTCTTTCACGACCGTCGACCGGACCTTCCCGACCTGATGGGGACGATCTCCGTCCTCCGGCGGCTCGACGACGCCGGAATTCCCTTCCTCGCGGTGGTCGGCAACCACGAGTCGACCCGGGGCGGCCAGTGGCTCGACCTGTTCGAGCGGCTGGGGCTCGCGACCCGCCTCGGCGACGCGCCGACCGTCGTCGGCGACACCGCCTTCTACGGGCTCGATCACGTCCCCGTCTCCCGCCGCGACGACCTCGACTACGCGTTCGCTGACCACGACGCGGAGTACGCCGCCTTAGTCGCCCACGGCCTGTTCGAGCCGTTCGGCTACGCCGACTGGGACACGGAGAAGGTGCTCGCGGAGAGCGACGTGGCGTTCGACGCGATGCTCCTCGGTGACAACCACACGCCGGACGTCGCCGAAGTCGCGGACACGTGGGTCACCTACCCGGGATCGACAGAGCGCGCGAGCGCGAGCGAGACGGCAGGCAGGGGATACAACCTCGTCACCTTCGACGCGGACGCCGCGGGCGGCGACGACCGCGTGGAGATCCGACGGCGCGCGCTCGACACGCGCCCGTTCGTCTTCGTCGAGGTCGACCTCCGAGAGGGCGAAGGCGAGTCGCGCGTTCGCGAGCAGGTGCGCCAGTACGATCTGGACGACGCAGTCGTCCTCGTCGACGTGACCGGCGAGGGCGACCCGGTCACGCCGGCCGCGATCGAGGCGTTCGCGACCGACGAGGGCGCGCTCATCGCCCGCGTGACCGACCGCCGGGAGGTCGAGACGGACGCCGAGGTGGACGTGAGCTTCGCGGACCCCGAAGACGCGGTCCGCGAGCGCCTCGACGAGATGTCGCTCTCGCCGGCCGCGAACGACGTCGAAGACGCGGTCCGGTCGGAGACGGTCCCCGACACCACCGTCAGGGAGACGGTGAAACGACGCGTCGAAGAGCGGCTCGACGATCTCGACGCGTTCGATTCCGGGGGAGAGGGCGGAAACGAGGACTCGGCGTCCGGCGGGACCGACACGTCTGACGGGACCGACACACCCGGCGGGGCCGCCGAACCGTCCACCGGGACCGCCGAACCGTCCACCGATGGCGCGGACACGGCTGACAGCGCTGACGACACGGACGGTGACGCAGACGCCGATAACGACGCGGACGGCGACGACGAACCATCCACTGATGACGCCGATCCGATCGACGGCCAAGTCTCCATGGAGGACTACCTGTGA